The genomic interval CTAGCTGAAGTACGACCGCGCCTTTATGCCGTTTGTCAAACGGTAGCCATTCCCACCGGAACTGCCAACGGCTGAGGACCACGATGTTTCGGAGGCTGTTTAGCGGACCGATTTCAGCTTGATCGGGTGGTCCATGGGTTGCGAATGGGTAACGGAGGCGGATTTTCTTGTctcggagaaggaaggacaagaagTCATCAGCTACCTCCTGTAGGATGAGAATATCGGCACTTGCAGCGTCGGAGAGTAGATTCTGCAGGAGTAGGGGATACCTTTCCGTGGGAGGCGGATGAAGAGATTCGACGAGGACATTGTACGACGCAACAGTCACCGGTGAATCTACCAGCTTGCCTCCTGTTGGCGCAGGAGACTTTGGGATAGCgttccattttccttcttcgcTATCATCCTGAGAAGGCGAGAACTGAAATGTCGTCTCCGAGCGGGCTGGCAACGAGGATGGCGATAAATATTCCAGAGCTTTAGGGTTAGGCGACGGTGTACCAGACAGTGAAACAGCCCCCCAAACTACCATTGGGCTGGAAGCAGTGTCCAGTCCCTGCGATCGATCACGGATCAGAATCACTAGTTCTTCCACTTCCCACTCAACAGCGGGAATCAAGCCGACTTTCTCCAGGAGGAATTGCCTCTCGGCCGGATCATCTGCCTCACTCTGACCAACTGTGAGATGCAGTTGGCCAGAGGACCGCGATTGGCCACCGAAAGCATCTGTAATATCGTGTTGCAGCTGTGCTAGGGCTTTTAATCCATCGCTTCCACTATCAGTGAGATAAACTGTGTTACTGCGCTTGTGGGCGAAGAAGTCTGACTTATCCAACCGCAGACGGATAGGGCCAACTTCTCTCCTGTTGCTTAGCACAAATTGTAGCAGTTTTGAAGCTTGGGTAAGTGCCTCCGGAGCCACAAACGGGTAAATCAGATTGGCATGTGGTGGCCATCTTCCATGTGCTTTGTCATATAATGCTCGTAGCCGGTCAATATCTCCGGTTAAATGCGACGGAGGAACCACACATAGGGCGGTTTCGTATGACGTCAAGGGTATAGCTCGAGTTTCTTCGGTAGACGCCATGGGTATCGTAGATTATCCTAAAACACGCTCAAAGATGCCAAGAAGAATGCTAAATTAGATCGCTAAACTGAACTGCTAAACCAAAAGTACAGTATCACAATAGATTTGCTTGAGAACTAAGGCAAGAAATTATCTCCCATGAATAGGTAAATATTTAAACTCATTTGAAGCTCTGTTTTCGTGGAGCAGAATTGGTCTGGAAGCAAGTCTCCACCGAAGACCCAGAGACTGACTGAGGATGAGTGAACGTGACTCACGGCAGTGGCGGTGCGCTAATACGAGTGACCCCACATTGAGTCACGACGCAGATCCTACCCTAACTTATACCGTAAACAGTACACTGCTGCAAGCTGGCATTCTCTTCATGTAAGATTAGAGAATGTCAATCCTTAAGCAGTCCTACTGACATCTCAAGCATCTTCACTGCTCCAAGCACTTACATGTACAAACTTTTAGAGGTTTGGAATTGGGCCCCACCAATAGGGTGGATCTTAAAAGTATAACCAAGATATTGTTGGGAACCCCTGTTATACTAGCACTCACGGTCGCATTTGCCGGGGTCCAAGTAGCAATGCGTATGTAGGAGAGAAATGTCATCTTAATACTAGAGATTCccttttcttacttttccCGCTGATTTATGTCGCGGACCACCTTTCTTGCTATCGTGGGCCAGATCCAGTATGTAATGGCTTCTTGTGTAGCTATCCAACGGCTCAATTTAACCTCCCTCAAAGGTTCTTTCATTAGCCACAGCTCCTAGTACGTGTGTGATCATTATTATTGGGTTCGTATACTTATATGCATCGTTTCATAGGAACCTTCAATTCTTTCCACCTTTAACCACTCGATAGCGTCATGACCTGACCCATTCATGCTGAAGCAACTCTGCCGCTGACCTCCGGTGCTCAGGATCAATCGTAAGCATACCCCACAGGAAgtcaataaaaatagtaactTCGGCATCTGGCATATCATCAGGTTTTAGGAAAGGCTTTGTCGTGCCGTTAAGAAGCCTTTCAAGGCTTGTGGATTTCATGTTCGGGATTCGAAGCAGGTCACCTAGGGACAACCCTCGTcagaaaggaacaaaagcATATCAAGTTGATGAATATTTACCTTTCTCATCGAAGAGGTCCGGTGTACGGCTGCCTTTCCTGAGAAGCTCCAGAGGAAAGGGGCCAAGGATTTCGATGGTCCTTGCCAAACGGTCGTCTTCAGCTGTCCAGGTTCCTCTCTCTGATGCCTCCCCAGAGAATGGAACTATTCCTTGAACCAGCTCCATGATCTATAGACGATTGCAACAGACGTCAGCAATTTCTGCAGTAATTTCAGAGTCACATTGAGGGTTACTTACAAGACATCCGAGACTCCATATATCAACCCCGGTATCCCATGGCGCACCAATGGTCACTTCAGGTGCTCTCAGAGCTGACGATTGAATTTGTTCTGACAGATGATTGTCCCTCCAGAATGCTATGGTACCATAAGCTTTCTAGTTCAGGACAACAGATATCATGGACCATGGTCTACCTACCTACGCCAAAATCGATGATCCTGATGCGGGGTGCCTCCATTTCTGAGATGAGTGGTGTTGTGATAACTTCACGAAGCGGCACTTCGGCATTACCTTGGGTATCCATTCGTGGAGGTACCTTCTCCAGATACGAGAAATAACCCTATCTGGATTCTCCAGTTCCAGAAGTATGTTTGTTGGCTTAAGATCTATCGGGAATATCCGCCCTGTGAGAAAATACAGAACAAATGTATTAGAAACTATACCCATACCTGTATGAATGACTCCACACTCTCTGTGGAGGAAGTCCAGCCCAAGCAGAAGCTGTCGCGCAATTAGTTTTACTGCTCTGACTGGCAACCTCCCATCTTCGTACTTCGCACATTGGAAGTCAAGATGATGCCCCAAGACATCGAATACAAGACAGACGTGATCCCCATTCGGCCCCGTATGCGTGAAATCACCGAGAAGAGGTAGTATATGACGGGCACCATCATGTGTGCTTTTCCTAGACATGTCCGATATTTTGGACAGAATTTCCCGTTCAAAAATGTCATGAGGGCCGCCATAACAATCGGCCCTCAACAGTTTAAGTGTCACATATTTCTTATGCCTAGCTTGTCTATAAGATTGATGTACCGCAAAGGTATGGACCTGTCTTACTTGAAGTCTTGGGCTAGCCAGACTGTAGAGTACTGTCCGTAACCAAGCTTCCTCAGTATGGCGTATCTCCCATGATCGAACGTGTCGCCCAGAGAAACACGATGGAACCCCCCGGTTGTATACAGCTCCGGCTCTTCTGTATTGCGAAAGTGATTGAGACGACATAATAGTGTTTTCTGCGAAGGATTTCC from Aspergillus flavus chromosome 7, complete sequence carries:
- a CDS encoding kinase-like domain-containing protein, with amino-acid sequence MDTLKATLLKSWSRLASILGNPSQKTLLCRLNHFRNTEEPELYTTGGFHRVSLGDTFDHGRYAILRKLGYGQYSTVWLAQDFKHKKYVTLKLLRADCYGGPHDIFEREILSKISDMSRKSTHDGARHILPLLGDFTHTGPNGDHVCLVFDVLGHHLDFQCAKYEDGRLPVRAVKLIARQLLLGLDFLHRECGVIHTGMGIVSNTFVLYFLTGRIFPIDLKPTNILLELENPDRKVPPRMDTQGNAEVPLREVITTPLISEMEAPRIRIIDFGVAFWRDNHLSEQIQSSALRAPEVTIGAPWDTGVDIWSLGCLIMELVQGIVPFSGEASERGTWTAEDDRLARTIEILGPFPLELLRKGSRTPDLFDEKGDLLRIPNMKSTSLERLLNGTTKPFLKPDDMPDAEVTIFIDFLTGGQRQSCFSMNGSGHDAIEWLKVERIEGSYETMHISIRTQ